From one Pseudobdellovibrionaceae bacterium genomic stretch:
- a CDS encoding IS110 family transposase codes for MQQQSNQDLKVLVAIDIAKYKHDILIETPEGRRLRLTVRNCREDFDDLADRLRGFSLPCTIGFEPTADYHRAIAYYLQTSGFDVRLISSLAVARTREALHSTWDKNDPKDAQVMIHLLRNHISTVFHDPVLRGNNDLQELSNSHFQISLRKTRLQHSILNHYLPIYFPEAEKFFGSSRAGWFGRLLSVYPTPAAVTAIERSTFVDSARALLSSKQGKGEILADFYECARSSIGVPVSLESNVVQMFRMMLEEHLRLCKKRDELEKIAHKKLKDNRDYQILRSVPGIGPIIALTILAEAGDLRRFHHEKQFLKFCGLDLSTQQSGLFRGRSSISKRGNARLRSALWIAATVALRLRENTFRDKFNRYVKADPTNSDLKRRAYTAVTAKLARVIFKLIKEQTIYRPFYEPVLTGKTRSQRAVEAVS; via the coding sequence ATGCAACAACAGTCTAATCAGGATTTAAAGGTTTTGGTAGCAATAGATATAGCCAAGTACAAGCATGACATTCTCATCGAGACCCCCGAGGGGCGACGTCTGCGCTTAACCGTACGCAACTGTCGGGAGGATTTTGATGACCTGGCTGACCGCTTACGAGGGTTTTCTTTGCCATGCACGATTGGTTTCGAACCTACAGCTGACTACCACCGAGCGATTGCTTACTACCTACAAACTTCAGGCTTCGATGTTCGGCTAATATCGTCGCTTGCCGTTGCACGAACGAGAGAAGCGCTCCACAGTACTTGGGACAAAAATGACCCAAAAGATGCTCAAGTGATGATTCATCTTCTGCGTAATCATATCTCAACTGTATTTCATGACCCAGTTCTTCGAGGCAATAATGATCTCCAAGAGCTTTCAAATTCTCACTTTCAGATCTCCTTGCGGAAGACGAGACTTCAACACAGTATTCTTAATCACTACCTGCCCATCTATTTTCCTGAGGCAGAGAAGTTCTTTGGTTCAAGTCGTGCCGGATGGTTCGGCCGTTTGCTTTCAGTATATCCCACACCCGCTGCAGTGACCGCGATTGAAAGATCGACCTTCGTTGATTCGGCTCGAGCATTGCTATCATCAAAACAGGGGAAAGGCGAGATCCTCGCCGACTTCTATGAGTGTGCTCGGTCAAGCATCGGAGTTCCCGTTTCTTTGGAGTCAAATGTTGTCCAGATGTTTCGAATGATGCTCGAAGAACATCTGAGGCTTTGCAAAAAGCGAGATGAGCTCGAGAAGATCGCTCACAAAAAGTTAAAAGACAATCGCGACTACCAGATACTTCGATCAGTTCCCGGCATTGGCCCAATCATCGCGCTTACTATATTAGCGGAAGCTGGAGATCTTCGACGTTTTCATCACGAGAAGCAGTTTTTAAAATTCTGCGGCCTAGATCTTTCTACTCAACAATCTGGTCTTTTTCGAGGACGATCTTCAATTTCCAAACGGGGAAACGCTCGACTCAGGTCAGCGCTTTGGATTGCGGCAACAGTCGCGCTTCGGCTACGCGAGAACACTTTCAGAGACAAATTTAATCGCTATGTCAAAGCAGACCCCACCAATAGCGATCTAAAGCGGCGCGCATACACTGCTGTGACCGCAAAGCTGGCACGAGTTATTTTTAAATTGATAAAGGAACAAACTATTTACAGGCCATTTTACGAGCCTGTGCTCACCGGAAAAACCCGCTCACAACGGGCCGTGGAGGCGGTCTCATAA
- a CDS encoding SRPBCC family protein produces MKKVLIAIGALVLVLVVGGLFLPNKYTASATYEFKHSKERLHGLIGNLETWREWGPWMEDDPGMKIELIGPSGVGAKQIWTSRKAGNGSLTFTKWDPESGITYDLEFDGWPRATAGFEYQDIEGGVRVHWSMDGKVAVPVIGGYLALFFKKMISSSFEQGLKNIDNVLSKNENNN; encoded by the coding sequence ATGAAAAAAGTCTTAATTGCCATTGGCGCGCTTGTTTTGGTTTTAGTCGTAGGTGGATTGTTTTTGCCCAACAAATACACGGCCTCTGCGACTTATGAGTTCAAACATTCCAAGGAGAGACTTCACGGCCTCATTGGAAACCTGGAAACTTGGCGGGAGTGGGGCCCGTGGATGGAAGACGATCCGGGAATGAAGATCGAACTGATTGGCCCAAGTGGAGTGGGCGCCAAGCAAATTTGGACCAGCCGCAAGGCGGGCAACGGAAGTCTGACCTTTACGAAATGGGACCCTGAAAGTGGAATCACCTACGACCTGGAGTTTGATGGCTGGCCCCGAGCCACCGCCGGGTTTGAGTACCAGGATATTGAAGGCGGAGTTCGCGTCCACTGGTCAATGGACGGCAAGGTCGCAGTCCCAGTCATCGGCGGATACCTAGCCTTGTTCTTTAAGAAGATGATCTCTTCCTCATTCGAGCAGGGGCTTAAGAACATCGACAACGTACTGAGCAAGAATGAGAACAACAACTGA
- a CDS encoding S8 family serine peptidase: MNQRLILAVIALFFASGSLAGEYIVKQKSQKMMTFSNLVGLSVMETHSVAGLTKVNIEDSQEQEALKLLRQNSNVEYVVKNFKLRAITTPVEPMALKKQWANVKVNAEQAWQKAGNRGSKNVIVAVIDTGVDYNHESLRANMIPGYDFKDNDNDPMDIVGRNPGHGTHCTGSLGASGLADGGIIGLSPEVSVMPIRFLGADGGGDLMAGIKSIDYAIEKGARVISASWGAAVPRSQAKPLIEAVERADKAGVIFVVAAANDGKSNDRTDVFPANANTPNMISVAASGEGDKKPSWSNYGKHTVDVAAPGEGIMSTLPNNKYGNLSGTSMATPLVSGVVALLLAQDPTMTGVEVRSLIQSTAAKVGIETACDCRVDAGAAMTALLDKKMYVVPFAETLAVGDKLAFSARNGVAPLTFASSDTGVATIDASGMLTGVAKGETTVSVKDANGNQASSYKIYVGQSSGGGGGGGGGGGDCPLGDPALCEALCQIMPDAPFCK; encoded by the coding sequence ATGAATCAAAGATTGATTTTGGCAGTGATAGCACTTTTTTTCGCTAGCGGATCGTTGGCGGGCGAATACATTGTGAAGCAGAAGTCTCAGAAAATGATGACGTTCTCAAACCTGGTGGGACTCAGTGTGATGGAGACTCACTCCGTTGCCGGGCTGACGAAAGTTAATATTGAAGACTCTCAAGAGCAAGAGGCTCTAAAACTTCTCAGACAGAACAGCAACGTTGAGTATGTGGTGAAGAACTTCAAGCTTCGCGCGATCACCACTCCGGTTGAACCCATGGCTCTTAAAAAACAATGGGCCAACGTTAAGGTAAACGCTGAGCAAGCTTGGCAAAAGGCCGGCAACAGAGGTAGCAAGAACGTGATTGTTGCCGTCATTGACACCGGTGTGGATTACAATCACGAATCTCTCCGGGCCAATATGATTCCTGGTTATGACTTTAAAGATAACGACAATGATCCAATGGACATCGTTGGCCGCAACCCCGGACACGGTACTCACTGTACAGGAAGCTTAGGCGCATCTGGCCTGGCTGACGGGGGAATTATCGGTCTGAGCCCTGAAGTCTCGGTTATGCCGATTCGTTTTCTTGGCGCCGATGGCGGTGGAGACCTTATGGCGGGGATCAAGTCCATTGACTACGCCATCGAAAAGGGAGCTCGCGTGATTTCTGCCAGCTGGGGAGCCGCAGTTCCCAGGTCTCAGGCGAAGCCACTTATTGAAGCAGTGGAAAGAGCTGACAAGGCTGGAGTCATTTTTGTGGTGGCGGCCGCCAATGATGGGAAGTCTAACGATCGTACAGATGTGTTCCCAGCCAATGCCAACACGCCCAACATGATCTCGGTTGCAGCCAGTGGAGAGGGTGACAAAAAGCCCAGTTGGTCCAACTACGGTAAGCACACGGTGGACGTAGCGGCTCCAGGTGAAGGCATTATGAGCACCCTTCCCAACAACAAATACGGCAACCTATCCGGAACTTCCATGGCAACGCCATTGGTGTCCGGAGTTGTGGCTCTGCTTTTGGCTCAGGACCCCACCATGACCGGTGTTGAGGTTCGCTCACTGATTCAGTCAACAGCAGCCAAGGTCGGCATTGAAACAGCTTGTGACTGCCGTGTGGATGCCGGAGCGGCAATGACAGCTCTGCTAGACAAAAAGATGTATGTTGTTCCCTTCGCAGAAACTCTTGCAGTTGGCGACAAACTTGCCTTCTCGGCCAGAAACGGCGTAGCACCTTTGACCTTCGCTAGCTCAGACACTGGGGTCGCAACTATCGATGCGAGCGGTATGCTGACTGGTGTGGCAAAGGGTGAAACCACCGTCTCTGTGAAAGACGCTAACGGCAACCAGGCCTCTTCTTACAAGATCTATGTCGGCCAGTCCTCCGGTGGCGGTGGCGGCGGCGGTGGTGGAGGAGGCGATTGTCCTCTCGGCGATCCCGCTCTTTGTGAAGCTCTCTGCCAGATCATGCCCGACGCTCCATTTTGTAAGTAA
- a CDS encoding DUF4325 domain-containing protein, with protein MGKDRAEKIREFILTSVAQHPSDLVEVVERKFGVTRTTVHRHINTLINNEKLIKTGAKRGARYYLAGALNKELVFKIVEHPEEHKVWDDSLSSTFKGIDKGVEDICYYGFGEIFNNAVDHSEGKKIKVDVGVDAEKIELTITDDGIGVFRKIQEYLNLEDIRESVLHLIKGKFTTAPDYHSGEGIFFSSRAFDVFTIYSNGLLYVRDNSQDDWFIEDRENSKGKGTIVTMEIMKNSKRDLQDIFDHYQNPETKAFDKTHILVQFSKLGDERFVSRSQAKRILKGIEKFNHVILDFKGISAVGQAFVDEVFRVFKDSHPEIEIEHINANDAIEFMIKRGLSTAELNRG; from the coding sequence GTGGGTAAAGACAGGGCTGAGAAAATTAGAGAGTTTATCCTGACGTCAGTTGCGCAACATCCCTCTGACCTGGTTGAGGTGGTCGAAAGAAAGTTTGGCGTCACGAGGACGACGGTTCACAGGCACATCAATACACTCATCAACAATGAAAAGCTGATAAAGACGGGAGCAAAAAGGGGGGCAAGGTACTACCTCGCGGGAGCTCTCAACAAGGAGCTTGTGTTCAAAATAGTAGAGCATCCCGAAGAGCACAAAGTCTGGGATGATAGCTTATCGTCGACATTTAAGGGCATAGACAAAGGAGTTGAAGACATCTGCTACTATGGCTTTGGGGAGATCTTTAATAATGCCGTAGATCACTCAGAGGGCAAAAAAATCAAGGTAGATGTCGGAGTTGATGCTGAAAAAATCGAGCTCACAATTACAGACGACGGAATTGGCGTGTTTAGAAAAATTCAGGAATATTTAAACCTGGAGGACATCAGAGAGTCCGTTCTACATTTGATCAAAGGAAAATTTACGACGGCTCCCGACTACCACAGTGGTGAAGGAATCTTTTTTAGTTCCAGAGCTTTTGATGTCTTCACGATATATTCGAACGGCCTATTGTATGTTAGGGATAACTCCCAGGATGATTGGTTTATTGAGGATCGGGAAAATTCTAAGGGTAAAGGCACGATAGTCACAATGGAGATAATGAAGAACTCAAAAAGAGACCTTCAAGATATTTTCGATCACTATCAAAACCCCGAAACCAAAGCCTTCGACAAAACTCATATATTGGTTCAATTTAGTAAGTTGGGTGATGAACGGTTTGTCTCTCGATCTCAGGCAAAAAGAATTCTAAAAGGAATTGAAAAATTCAACCACGTGATTTTGGATTTCAAAGGCATAAGCGCCGTAGGGCAAGCCTTTGTCGATGAGGTTTTCAGGGTTTTCAAAGATTCTCACCCGGAAATCGAAATTGAACATATTAATGCAAATGATGCGATAGAATTCATGATAAAACGGGGACTAAGCACGGCAGAGCTAAATCGAGGATAA
- a CDS encoding restriction endonuclease yields MAIPSFRSFLRPVLEIMAEINEVSNPRAKLVPIVKEKMGFSDEEAAERLESGGNRLQNRVGWALTYLKKSGLIESPKRGVATITESGRNFLNEHDGPISPKDLEVFPGYLEFKAGNKNNEKNGSAEPETDIDEIDPEEKINMGFKEIKNSVIDELQEKLLELTPTQFEELVLNLIQALGYGIQTGKIEHTGGSGDFGIDGIVHLDKLGLDKIYLQAKRYKPSNKISSSEIQKFFGALKGRHASKGIFLTTSSYQPSALEYAQTVSDTLVLLDGRQIAEHMIDAKVGVSAKRKIIIPEIDNDYFDN; encoded by the coding sequence GTGGCAATACCCAGCTTTAGATCATTTTTAAGACCCGTCCTTGAAATCATGGCAGAGATAAACGAAGTTTCTAATCCGAGGGCAAAGCTGGTTCCTATTGTAAAAGAGAAGATGGGCTTTAGCGATGAGGAAGCCGCTGAAAGGTTGGAGTCTGGCGGTAATAGACTTCAAAATCGTGTTGGATGGGCGTTAACCTACCTTAAGAAATCTGGGCTAATCGAGTCACCAAAAAGAGGCGTGGCCACAATCACTGAGTCTGGACGTAATTTTCTTAACGAGCATGACGGCCCGATCTCACCAAAAGATCTCGAAGTATTTCCTGGTTATTTGGAGTTTAAAGCGGGAAATAAAAACAACGAAAAAAATGGCTCAGCTGAACCTGAAACAGATATTGATGAAATCGATCCAGAAGAAAAAATTAATATGGGCTTCAAAGAAATTAAAAACTCTGTGATTGATGAACTTCAAGAGAAGCTACTTGAGCTTACCCCCACGCAGTTTGAAGAACTCGTATTGAATCTCATTCAGGCCCTAGGCTATGGCATTCAAACAGGGAAAATCGAGCACACAGGCGGTTCTGGCGACTTTGGGATTGATGGCATTGTCCACTTAGACAAACTTGGCCTCGACAAGATATACCTTCAGGCTAAAAGATATAAACCATCCAATAAAATCAGCAGCTCCGAGATTCAAAAGTTTTTTGGAGCCTTAAAAGGAAGACATGCTTCTAAAGGGATCTTCCTTACTACATCCTCATATCAACCGAGTGCCCTGGAATACGCTCAAACTGTCTCCGATACACTGGTTTTACTTGATGGCCGCCAAATAGCCGAGCACATGATCGATGCAAAAGTGGGCGTATCTGCAAAGAGAAAAATCATAATCCCTGAGATAGACAACGACTATTTCGATAACTAA
- a CDS encoding transposase, translated as MKKRYTEEQTIAAVKRLEAGMSAKELSRELGVSQQTLYHWKKKFGGMDVSEARRLKELEAENAKLKRIVADQALDIVMLKDVNSKKW; from the coding sequence ATGAAGAAGAGGTACACAGAAGAACAGACAATTGCGGCGGTTAAAAGGCTTGAAGCCGGCATGTCGGCAAAAGAGCTCAGCCGAGAATTGGGCGTCAGCCAGCAGACCCTCTACCACTGGAAGAAGAAGTTTGGCGGCATGGACGTATCGGAGGCTAGGCGCTTGAAGGAGCTTGAGGCTGAGAACGCAAAGCTTAAGCGCATTGTGGCCGACCAGGCCTTAGATATCGTCATGCTCAAGGATGTGAACTCAAAAAAGTGGTAA
- a CDS encoding transposase, translating into MGKRGKRYTSEQIITKLREAEVLQSQGASQARICKQLGVAVDTYIRWRKEYGGMRVDQAKRLKDLEKENQRLKKLVADLALDKAMLEEVNKGNF; encoded by the coding sequence ATGGGAAAACGAGGCAAAAGATACACATCAGAACAGATCATCACCAAGCTTCGGGAGGCTGAAGTCCTGCAAAGTCAGGGTGCCTCTCAGGCACGGATCTGCAAGCAGCTAGGCGTTGCTGTGGACACATACATCCGTTGGCGAAAAGAGTACGGCGGGATGCGAGTCGATCAAGCTAAACGCCTGAAAGACCTGGAAAAAGAGAATCAGCGTCTTAAAAAGCTAGTTGCAGATCTCGCTCTCGACAAGGCAATGCTCGAAGAGGTTAACAAGGGAAACTTCTGA
- a CDS encoding N-6 DNA methylase, whose product MLEENNLFTNQITGEYSSYYSTRDKDHLKNYGQFFTPPEIAEALALWLSPSSDSIIIDPGSGLGVFEWAINQHFEGQYKKLICYEVDGELRLRSQDLLERLGAFNNIEILGQDFIDASLPEFDRAISNPPYIIYKVSRLSQEKRDHFSKVVGAKISSMTNLYNFFLIKVLDKIKDGGRGAFIIPKEFLNTDYGTPIKAYMKKLGIDIRFVFFDSNLNLFDSAITTSCLVLFEKTKSSNLRYYRINCNDDWSKLFSSLQNHKKGDAKGLEKIFSTIEYDKLPAESKWNLIGTEVKLNDSFTRKIGDFVRCSRGLATGANNFYIFDKSKIKEWDLNPKYFQLCITKSTHISGLQLTDKLVEQIESNDKPVYVLDLKEKDSKDPRVAAYIEHGLSLGVDKKYLPARRTPWYSMENIKIAPALIGTFFRDSVKVISNGAKVANLTCFHGLFLKGNHPQELLDAVCAFLMSDVAAGLVRQNIRKLGDGLNKFEPRDVQSIPCPNFEDDEILTKNLSEVYRSLLCGEIDNKSFNNRIREILV is encoded by the coding sequence TTGTTAGAGGAAAATAACTTATTCACGAATCAAATAACTGGAGAATATTCCTCTTACTACTCTACAAGAGATAAGGATCACCTAAAAAACTATGGGCAATTTTTTACTCCACCAGAGATAGCTGAAGCCTTAGCTTTATGGCTGTCACCCTCCTCTGATTCGATAATTATAGATCCAGGCTCAGGATTAGGTGTTTTCGAATGGGCAATAAATCAACATTTTGAAGGTCAGTATAAAAAATTGATATGCTATGAGGTAGATGGAGAGCTCAGGTTAAGGTCTCAGGACCTACTTGAGAGGCTTGGTGCATTCAATAATATAGAAATACTAGGGCAAGATTTTATAGACGCCTCACTCCCTGAGTTTGATAGAGCTATCAGTAATCCGCCCTACATCATTTACAAAGTATCTCGCTTGTCACAAGAAAAGAGAGATCACTTTTCCAAAGTTGTTGGGGCTAAAATTTCCTCAATGACAAATCTCTATAATTTCTTTTTGATAAAGGTTCTAGACAAGATCAAAGACGGTGGACGAGGAGCATTCATAATTCCGAAAGAGTTTCTCAATACCGACTATGGTACGCCAATCAAAGCCTACATGAAGAAGCTAGGCATTGATATTCGCTTTGTGTTTTTCGATTCGAATCTAAATTTGTTTGACAGTGCCATTACTACTAGCTGTCTTGTCTTATTTGAAAAAACTAAATCTTCTAATTTAAGGTACTATAGGATCAATTGTAATGATGATTGGAGCAAGCTGTTTTCATCTCTGCAGAACCACAAAAAAGGGGATGCAAAGGGACTAGAAAAGATATTTAGCACAATCGAATATGACAAACTTCCGGCCGAGTCCAAGTGGAATTTGATAGGAACTGAAGTTAAATTAAACGATAGTTTTACTCGAAAAATTGGCGACTTTGTTAGATGTAGTAGAGGTCTTGCTACTGGAGCTAATAATTTTTATATTTTCGACAAATCAAAAATCAAAGAGTGGGATCTAAACCCTAAATATTTCCAATTATGCATAACAAAAAGTACGCATATTAGTGGACTTCAGCTAACTGATAAATTAGTTGAGCAAATCGAATCTAACGACAAACCAGTTTATGTACTTGATTTGAAGGAGAAAGATTCTAAGGACCCAAGAGTTGCTGCTTACATTGAGCATGGATTAAGTTTAGGGGTAGACAAAAAATATCTGCCTGCGAGAAGAACTCCCTGGTATAGCATGGAAAACATTAAAATAGCCCCTGCATTGATCGGTACGTTTTTTCGGGATTCTGTGAAAGTGATATCTAACGGAGCGAAAGTAGCAAATCTCACTTGTTTTCATGGTTTATTTCTTAAAGGCAATCACCCTCAGGAATTACTTGATGCGGTTTGTGCATTTTTGATGTCTGATGTTGCGGCTGGGCTTGTAAGGCAAAATATTCGTAAGTTGGGCGATGGGCTAAACAAGTTTGAGCCTAGAGACGTTCAAAGCATACCTTGCCCGAATTTTGAGGATGATGAGATACTGACAAAAAACCTTTCTGAGGTATATCGAAGTCTATTGTGCGGGGAAATAGATAATAAATCATTTAATAATCGAATTAGGGAAATTCTTGTTTAG
- a CDS encoding cation:proton antiporter: protein MHVLNESHILLFLLQVSVLLALARTLGVLCEEVRIPAIAGEIIAGVLLGPTVFGRIAPEAQTWLFPHDNIQNTMLETVSWLGVFFLLLASGFHVNVRQALRSGTTALSIGIIGVLVPIGIGVISFWGLDPSYHGQGASGLSFTLFLSVAGSITAISVVARALGDLGLAGSKEGGLALSACAVNDLFGWLLFTVVISLSTGDAIDFIHLVTTFLSTLGFVAICIAVGAPTISAAARIIHRTSLPDEMAFQTLIVSAGLLCGAVTQWLGIHAILGFFLAGTMVGSAKGVGDQMRQSFSDTVHAVFVPLFFATIGLNIDFVTGMEFGITALFMAVAVGGKFIGAWIGALLGKLDNSRSVLMGLVFVPGGAMEIVVGALAMELQLIDQRVFVAIVFAALASSIIAGPAVSAWAHRLGIGKASAAQPSPN, encoded by the coding sequence GTGCACGTCCTTAATGAATCTCACATTTTGCTGTTTCTGCTTCAGGTATCGGTGTTGCTGGCCCTGGCCCGCACTCTAGGAGTGTTGTGTGAAGAGGTGCGCATTCCGGCAATTGCTGGAGAAATCATTGCCGGTGTGCTTTTAGGCCCTACAGTATTTGGCCGGATCGCACCCGAAGCACAGACTTGGCTTTTTCCCCATGACAACATCCAAAACACCATGTTGGAAACCGTCTCCTGGTTAGGCGTGTTTTTCCTCTTACTGGCATCGGGCTTTCATGTAAACGTCAGGCAGGCTTTGCGAAGCGGAACCACGGCCCTTTCCATTGGCATCATCGGTGTATTAGTTCCTATAGGAATTGGCGTGATCAGCTTCTGGGGACTAGATCCAAGTTATCACGGCCAAGGCGCGAGTGGGCTTTCGTTTACCCTCTTTTTGTCGGTAGCGGGCTCCATTACAGCCATCTCTGTTGTCGCCCGGGCACTTGGCGACCTGGGGCTGGCTGGCTCCAAGGAAGGCGGCCTGGCCTTATCTGCCTGTGCGGTTAACGATCTCTTCGGCTGGCTTTTGTTCACCGTGGTTATTTCACTCTCGACTGGTGATGCCATCGACTTTATTCATTTGGTCACGACCTTTCTGTCGACCTTGGGATTTGTTGCCATTTGTATCGCTGTGGGTGCTCCCACGATCAGTGCCGCTGCTCGCATCATTCATCGCACATCCCTTCCAGATGAGATGGCTTTTCAAACCCTCATTGTCAGCGCTGGCCTGCTGTGTGGAGCCGTGACTCAGTGGCTGGGTATTCACGCAATTTTAGGGTTTTTCTTAGCCGGCACCATGGTTGGTAGTGCTAAAGGCGTTGGCGATCAAATGCGCCAGAGCTTTTCAGATACCGTACATGCCGTGTTTGTTCCGCTGTTTTTCGCCACCATCGGGCTCAATATTGATTTTGTCACCGGGATGGAATTTGGAATTACCGCCTTGTTCATGGCCGTGGCCGTAGGGGGCAAATTCATCGGCGCCTGGATCGGAGCCCTCCTTGGCAAACTCGACAATTCCCGCTCAGTGCTGATGGGCCTGGTGTTTGTTCCCGGTGGAGCCATGGAGATTGTTGTCGGAGCCCTGGCGATGGAACTACAACTCATTGATCAGCGCGTATTCGTGGCCATCGTATTTGCAGCCCTCGCCTCAAGCATCATTGCAGGACCTGCGGTCAGCGCATGGGCCCACCGACTGGGTATCGGCAAAGCATCTGCTGCCCAGCCCAGTCCCAACTAG
- a CDS encoding IS3 family transposase, producing the protein MLVERFSTSERRACKVLGLHRNTKRYQPKEDRVNREVTPRIIHYAGEYGRYGYKRVTALVRAEGFKINHKRVYRIWRQEGLKVPEKQPKRSRLWFNDGSCIRKRPEYKNHVWSYDFVHDYTYDGRPIKMLTILDEFSRESLAIVVNRKLNSLDVLETLADLFVQRGVPKYIRSDNVLNEMAS; encoded by the coding sequence ATGCTTGTTGAGCGCTTCTCCACTTCTGAACGTCGGGCCTGTAAGGTTTTGGGACTTCATCGCAATACAAAGCGCTACCAGCCAAAAGAAGATAGGGTGAACCGTGAGGTCACCCCCAGGATCATCCACTATGCCGGTGAATATGGCCGCTATGGATACAAGCGAGTGACTGCCCTAGTTCGCGCCGAAGGCTTCAAGATCAATCACAAAAGAGTTTATCGCATTTGGCGACAGGAAGGCCTTAAGGTCCCGGAAAAACAGCCAAAACGAAGTCGTCTGTGGTTCAACGATGGCTCCTGCATTAGGAAACGGCCCGAGTACAAGAACCATGTCTGGTCCTACGACTTTGTTCACGACTACACCTATGACGGAAGGCCCATAAAGATGCTCACAATCCTCGACGAGTTTTCCCGTGAAAGCCTCGCCATTGTTGTAAACCGGAAACTTAACTCACTCGATGTGTTAGAAACACTTGCAGATCTTTTTGTTCAGCGAGGAGTGCCAAAGTACATTCGATCAGATAACGTACTAAATGAGATGGCAAGTTAA
- a CDS encoding IS3 family transposase, which translates to MVRPSESRAEAKYLVNKYSKPVARICRLLGLSVSTYNYQEKAKDDGPIREKFESLVEDHRRFGHPRLFVMMKRDMPGVNHKRTRRIYREMGLQIGRRKRKKLGSRGRLPATTASAPNEIWAIDFMFDYIESGRRLKVLTTVDEFAKESPGILVDHSIRGVDVTAFLDHLACGNYPKVIRIDQGTEFTSRAMLDWAYRHGITLEFTRVRKPNQIIESFNSRVRDECLNEHAFFSLEDARQKIDAWHWKYNNINPHSALGMKSPVEFAKERESMLAS; encoded by the coding sequence GTGGTAAGGCCCAGTGAGAGCCGGGCCGAGGCGAAGTACTTGGTGAACAAGTACAGTAAGCCTGTGGCCCGTATTTGCCGTCTTCTGGGCCTGTCCGTGTCGACATACAACTATCAAGAGAAGGCCAAAGATGATGGACCTATTCGAGAGAAGTTTGAATCTCTTGTTGAAGACCATCGAAGGTTTGGACATCCAAGACTTTTTGTAATGATGAAGCGAGACATGCCTGGGGTAAACCACAAGCGCACACGAAGGATCTATAGAGAAATGGGACTACAAATAGGTCGAAGAAAAAGGAAAAAACTTGGCAGTCGTGGGCGACTGCCAGCAACCACTGCGTCGGCACCCAACGAGATCTGGGCCATTGATTTTATGTTCGATTACATCGAGTCAGGTCGAAGACTCAAGGTGCTTACAACAGTTGACGAATTTGCCAAGGAGTCGCCCGGAATACTTGTAGACCATTCTATACGCGGCGTGGACGTCACAGCTTTTCTGGATCATCTAGCATGTGGTAATTATCCGAAAGTCATTCGCATCGATCAGGGTACAGAGTTTACGTCTCGCGCAATGCTCGACTGGGCGTACAGGCACGGGATCACTCTTGAATTCACCAGAGTTCGAAAGCCTAATCAGATTATCGAATCATTCAACTCTCGTGTAAGAGACGAGTGCCTCAATGAGCACGCATTTTTTAGCCTAGAGGATGCCAGGCAAAAGATCGATGCCTGGCACTGGAAGTACAACAACATCAATCCGCATTCGGCATTGGGGATGAAATCTCCAGTGGAGTTTGCAAAAGAACGGGAAAGTATGTTAGCAAGTTAA